The region TCGAGTCCTTGCCACGGCGCAGCAGATCGTGAAGAGCCTCAATGTGCCGAATGTACCCCAGGGTCCATGCCGTACTTCCATGGCCCACTCTTCCCGGCCGTCCGCCGCATTCCCACGCCCCTCCAAGGCCTTTTGACCTCTGCGTGTTCATCACCGACGGCGACGGTCCCTCCTGGGCCCTATCCCGTTGAAACCCCCAAGCAGTGGAACCGAACAAAAAAGGAACCGAACCGTCCAGAGAATTTTCATTATATAatcaattatattaataaaaagtaaaagggaacagaaaaaaaaaagaagagtaaatTTGGACGGTTTAGGACCAAACCATCCAtaattttctggacggtttggtcccaaaccgtccagaaatttaTTTAGCGACGTTAtatcctagacggttttaaaccgtctagaaaaaaaccgtctggaattgatttCAGACGATTTTTTcgcatttctggacggttttaaatcgtcaagaatttgtttttttttttttttttttttgtagttttgggCTTTATCCTGTAAACGTATGTCATTCATTGACCGAACCAGGTAAAATCTCTTGTCTTCGTTCTATTATTTTCgttattgtctttattttcctatgtgatttatttatttccatatatgtatGGTAGCCCcactttcttttgttttgtgatGTATGATGTATTTCCTCTCTTTCGCTTCTCCCTTcgtacaaagaaagaaaagaaaggaaagaaaaaaggatagGCTTTAGCAATAGTTTTCGAGAAACTTCCAGAAGACTTCCTCAAACTCTGACTTGTGAGAATTCCAAAAGCATAGTGAAATGGATCACTCAAACTTTCTCCAACATTCTTTTCTAAGCCTAGCGTCTAGTAGCAAGATTAATATTCTATCCAGCTCCAGAAATTTCAAGAAGCTAGCCtccttccaatatatatatatagcaacaTCAACAACCACCTGATCATCACCAGGAAACAAGACAGAAAACCGTAAAGCTCTCTCTCAACACATAACAAGCGAAGTACTAAGATGTCCCTATTTCAATCCCTCTTAGATCCTTTCCAAGGCTTTTTCAATAACTCGGATATCCTCATGGACTGGAAGGAAACCCGTCACGCCAACATCTTTGAAATTGATCTTCCGGGTCTTACAAAAGAGGACGTGAAGCTTCAAGTGCATGAAAACAGAGTGCTTCATATAAGCGGGGAGAGGAAAGACGTGGCAGACGACGACAAGGCCGAAAAGTGGCACTGCAAGGAGAGAAGCAGTGGCAGCTTTTCGAGGCAGTTCCGTTTGCCAGAGAATGCAAAGGTTGATGAAATTAAGGCTTCAATGCGTGATGGGGTACTTACTGTAACTGTCCCTAAAGATGAGACCAAGAAGAAGCATAAACAGCATAAGGCGGTTGACATTTCTGGAGATGAAGGACGTGGGGATCCTCCTAAAGGACTTGGTCGTTTTGTTTGCTGCAAAGCTTAAAAAACCTTGATCCGGTACTTTTATCTGTTGCCTTTGTGGATTGgttgatgtaattttctttctgATTATCTTGCTTCGCTGTAAATATGGAtgcttgcttcttctttttcttattttatattgtgattgtttatgttttgcCTGTGTTGGTTAAAGTTGTAAATTTGTACTAAATATTTGAATATCAAATAAGTACATTTATTAAGCATTCTTTGGCGGCGGAaggccctctctctctctctctctctctctctctctctctctctctctctctttataaaATACCCCTCCCCccttaaaaattgaaaaaagcaaTACAGTTTAACACAACACTAAAAGTCACTAACGAGCACAAGCACCAAAATAGCTAGCATGTAGCGCGCGCCCGCATTCGGTTAATGAAAGGCGGaagtaaaaattttcaatttttcgttAAGaattattatatgatatatgacaaataacaataatagttaaaagtgccacaaacggcacatTAGTAACTACATATTAAGAGTACTTAATTAGAACATGTTTAATTATGGATGCACTCTAAAAGATAGACATATTCAGAATATTTCGCAACAAACTAATGCACAAGAAAATTTTATCCATAATATTCTAGCAGCATATGGACCATCTTAACCTtcttatgtatatatgtattaaCATCTATGTGATTGTAGTGTTATCACATTTACATAGGGGATTAATGAATCTACAGTTTCAGTATGCATAAGAATTACAAGTGAATTCTAACACTTCTATAAGTAGCTAATTTCTTCATAGGGTATTGATCTAATTTCTTCATACGGTATTAATGTAACTCTTTTTAGTAGTAATggtttaaattgtattttttctttggaattttctgcatatgcatgatggttgtataatttAGAGGATTGCAACTTTTTTAATGTCGGTAATCTAAGTTTTAGCACCTTTTAATTTCAACCTTtcattaagattttttattaaattctgacAGATGATATCAAAATGTctaaaatactcatatttttattttttattttttaaaataaaaaataaaaatacccctGGTGACCCACAGTCAAgggtaaattttgttttgtttttgtttttattttattttttccaaaaaaaattataaattttagtGGAGTATATGGGATAgttaaccctaaacactaatgAAAGgagtgaaatgaaaatgaattgAAATATGGGATACtgatattacaaaaataaataattcgaGATTATGATTACAAAATCGTGCTTGGTagataagtaaagttttcccgttaattaattatatattatgaaGGTTTTGATGATGTTTTCCATTGCTCAAGAGTTTACTTTGCCTGAAGGTAAGAGAAGCATCGTGAAGGCTTCCCATAGGATCGATAATCAAAAATTTTGTGGAATCTTGAGCATGTCAGGTAAACTGgattttcctcaattttctgAATTGAACAACAGTGGGCCGGGGTTGGAGTCTCGGTTCGTAGTAGCACAGCCCTGTGGAATGATACTTAGTGCTTGCTGCCACCTCTCTTTGGCTTCCCCCACCACCTGATCAGAATGTCTTTAACTTCGGACTTCAGAGATGAGAGAATGCCATGAAACTAGCAAATTCATTTTGTTCATAGTTTATATTCTGAAGCAATATATGTAACTTAATAGTATATTTTCATTGTCCTCCAGTGGAGATCCAGCGCATGAGATTGCACACATTTCAAATATAGCTCATATGGGGAACTGTATTTCCATTATTCGGGttgttctattttctttttcttctccgacgatgcaattttttatttttatttttttaaaaatattgcgGAAACAAATTACAGAAACAGGATACATtgaaagacaaaacaaaaccaaactaACAACTCAATAACCCAACCAAGATAGGCTACAAGCACTTTAGAACTCAGAAGGAAAATTAGGAAAGTGAAAGTCACTTAGAAATGCAGCCTGTTAAAGCCACGGCCCACTAAAATGGATAAAACAATCTGGGGTAAGAAAATCCCTATAAATTTAGATCTAGTCCGGCTCCCAATTAAGAAACCGAACAGACTAAGAAAAGGAAACTTAGATCTATTATAGCTTCCAAGGAAACCGAACAGACTAAGAAGACAAAATATTGGAAAAGCGATCTCCTACATAGACAAAGATTTTGAAGCCCAAACGGTTTGGGTAAAGCTGAAAACAACATAACAACATCAAACAGAAAAGCACAAACTAACGGAAAAAATCTATAAAACAGCAGCTTCGGCTGAGGGCGAAGCAGAGGAAGGCGGTGTGAGGAAGCTGTCCAACGCGTGGCATCCACGCGCCGGTGCGTGGATGCCGGAGGAAGAAGCAGTTGATGGCATTGGGAAGATGGGACATTGCAGGCTGGAACTGGCGGAGAAGAGAATATCTTGTTTTGAAAAAACTAATCTTCGAAACTTCACAGATCCAACAGTCGACGCAATGGATAGGACGACTGGCGAGGTGGATGATGCGACTGGTGAGGGGAGGAGACAAAAGCTGCGGTTTTATGAGGGTCCGAGATAAATCGTCAAAAACAACAACCAATAGATCTATAGAAACCTCTATAGGGAAAATGGAGTTTCTCTCTCGGAGAAGAAAGAAACTTAGTAAAGGCAATGGCTGTTGA is a window of Alnus glutinosa chromosome 4, dhAlnGlut1.1, whole genome shotgun sequence DNA encoding:
- the LOC133867034 gene encoding 18.1 kDa class I heat shock protein-like, whose protein sequence is MSLFQSLLDPFQGFFNNSDILMDWKETRHANIFEIDLPGLTKEDVKLQVHENRVLHISGERKDVADDDKAEKWHCKERSSGSFSRQFRLPENAKVDEIKASMRDGVLTVTVPKDETKKKHKQHKAVDISGDEGRGDPPKGLGRFVCCKA